The proteins below are encoded in one region of Sphingobacterium sp. R2:
- a CDS encoding YceI family protein, with translation MKRINLTLALLCFTAMAFAQKINYKVNTESSKIKWSAKKVVGGHVGVINLQDGSIQTDKGKIIAGSFTIDMNSMACTDAPKLTEHLKNEDFFNVPSYPTAKFVISKVDNSKANPIITGNLTIKNKTKSISFPAKVTTSVDGLAAEAVGIKVNRLDFDIQYRSASFFSDLGNRAINDEFTLDIQIKGTK, from the coding sequence ATGAAAAGAATCAATTTAACGCTGGCTCTTCTTTGCTTTACAGCGATGGCTTTTGCACAAAAAATCAATTATAAGGTGAATACCGAATCCTCGAAAATCAAATGGAGCGCCAAAAAGGTCGTCGGTGGACATGTAGGCGTTATAAATCTACAAGATGGTAGTATACAGACCGATAAAGGAAAAATCATAGCCGGTAGCTTTACAATAGATATGAATTCCATGGCGTGTACTGATGCGCCCAAATTGACGGAGCATTTAAAAAATGAAGATTTTTTTAATGTCCCGAGCTATCCCACCGCGAAATTTGTCATCAGTAAAGTTGACAACAGCAAAGCAAACCCAATCATAACAGGTAATCTTACAATAAAGAATAAAACAAAATCAATATCATTTCCTGCGAAAGTCACCACTTCGGTAGATGGTCTAGCTGCAGAAGCTGTCGGCATAAAAGTCAATCGTTTGGATTTTGATATACAGTATCGTTCTGCGAGTTTCTTCTCTGACTTAGGCAACCGCGCTATAAACGATGAGTTCACATTGGATATACAGATAAAGGGAACAAAATAG
- a CDS encoding metallophosphoesterase, protein MAKRLLFILFLFILGDFYFFQAFITVAKSSVFQSIYWCLDLLLLLGVFALFFLRKAGHEIQRSATSLVTAFLIVLIPKLIAIPFLLLEDLTRIFRSYPPRSILLSEIVLLISVLMLLIIFFGLTRGRYFYRVREEVVSFPDLPEAFNGFKITQLSDIHSGSLSDRRRVRKGIDLANAQNSDLVLFTGDLVNNRASEMEPWVSEFNRLQAPFGKFSVLGNHDYGDYVPWDSVESKIANLNRLKDIHHEMGFKLLLNESIAIEKQGDRISLIGVENWGKGGFHQYGDLTKATIGLNKDTFKILMSHDPSHWDHVTLGHDQHVHLTLAGHTHGMQFGIELFGFKWSPIQYFYKQWAGLYQKHGKYLYVNRGFGFHGLRGRIGVWPEITVVTLRKID, encoded by the coding sequence ATGGCAAAAAGACTTCTATTCATTTTATTCCTATTTATTTTAGGGGATTTCTATTTTTTTCAGGCTTTCATTACCGTTGCTAAAAGTTCAGTTTTTCAGAGTATATATTGGTGTTTGGATTTATTGTTGCTTCTGGGAGTTTTCGCTTTATTTTTCTTGCGGAAGGCAGGTCATGAAATCCAGCGGTCAGCGACCAGTTTGGTTACGGCATTTTTGATTGTTTTGATACCCAAATTGATCGCTATTCCATTTTTACTCCTCGAAGATCTTACGCGCATTTTCCGCTCTTATCCGCCGCGTAGTATTCTTTTGAGCGAGATTGTCCTACTCATTTCGGTACTTATGCTACTGATTATTTTTTTCGGGCTAACGAGAGGTCGTTATTTTTATAGAGTACGAGAAGAAGTTGTGAGTTTTCCAGATCTCCCCGAGGCGTTTAACGGCTTTAAAATTACGCAACTGTCAGATATCCATTCTGGGAGTTTATCTGATAGGAGAAGAGTGCGTAAAGGTATTGATTTAGCAAATGCGCAGAACAGTGATCTTGTATTATTTACTGGCGATTTGGTCAATAATAGGGCTTCTGAAATGGAGCCATGGGTTTCAGAATTTAATCGCTTGCAAGCTCCGTTCGGCAAGTTTTCAGTTCTTGGAAATCACGATTATGGGGATTATGTGCCATGGGATAGTGTCGAATCAAAAATCGCAAACCTGAATAGACTTAAGGATATTCACCATGAAATGGGATTTAAATTATTACTGAATGAATCAATAGCAATTGAAAAGCAAGGAGATCGTATTTCTTTAATCGGTGTTGAAAATTGGGGCAAAGGTGGATTCCATCAGTATGGCGATCTTACTAAGGCTACCATTGGTTTGAACAAGGATACTTTCAAAATTTTGATGTCTCATGATCCTTCCCATTGGGATCATGTTACCTTGGGTCACGATCAGCATGTACATTTAACCCTCGCTGGTCATACACATGGTATGCAGTTTGGGATCGAATTATTTGGATTTAAATGGAGCCCAATTCAATATTTTTACAAACAATGGGCAGGGCTGTATCAAAAACATGGAAAATATCTTTACGTCAATCGTGGATTTGGCTTTCACGGTTTACGAGGGCGAATAGGAGTATGGCCTGAAATCACTGTTGTTACTTTGAGGAAAATTGATTAG
- a CDS encoding aminotransferase class I/II-fold pyridoxal phosphate-dependent enzyme: MEDFNAANEIQDLQYFGEFGGVNPSISDSSTYTFLSAKMMLDTFEGNGEGCYLYSRHSSPMNVHLAKALAKMEDTAAANVTSSGMGAITTVLLQLCKSGDHIISSRTIYGGTYALLKNFLPPFQIETTFLDIDDFEALENSIRPNTKILYCESVSNPLLRVADLRRLSTLCKKYKLKLIVDNTFSPLSISPIRLGADIVIHSLTKFINGSSDSLGGVYCASQEFIDETKNVNSGACMLLGPTMDSLRSASILKNLRTLHIRMKQHSYNALYLAERFEQDGLKVSYPGLVSHPNHELMKSIMHEAYGFGGLMTVDVETTERANDLMEMMQSENLGYLAVSLGFYKTLFSCSGRSTSSEIPEQERLTMGISDGLIRFSIGLDDDIERTYTKMRACMQKVGILK, from the coding sequence ATGGAAGATTTTAATGCAGCAAATGAAATTCAAGATTTGCAATATTTTGGTGAGTTTGGAGGTGTAAATCCGTCAATATCGGACAGTTCCACCTATACCTTTCTTTCCGCTAAAATGATGTTAGATACATTCGAAGGAAATGGAGAAGGTTGTTATCTTTATTCAAGACATTCCTCTCCAATGAATGTACACTTAGCGAAGGCATTAGCAAAAATGGAAGATACCGCTGCGGCTAATGTGACATCTTCTGGGATGGGAGCCATAACTACGGTTCTCTTACAGCTCTGTAAAAGCGGAGACCATATTATTTCAAGCAGGACAATCTATGGGGGAACGTACGCTTTACTCAAAAATTTTCTCCCACCTTTCCAAATCGAGACGACATTCTTGGATATTGATGATTTTGAAGCATTAGAAAATTCGATAAGACCCAATACAAAAATTTTGTACTGTGAAAGTGTGAGCAATCCGTTGTTGCGAGTGGCGGATCTGAGGAGGTTATCGACGCTATGTAAAAAGTATAAACTAAAACTGATTGTTGACAACACCTTTTCTCCTTTGTCAATTTCACCGATACGCTTGGGCGCAGATATCGTGATTCATAGCTTAACAAAGTTTATCAACGGTAGCAGCGATAGTCTTGGTGGTGTATATTGTGCAAGCCAGGAATTTATCGACGAAACTAAAAACGTCAATAGTGGAGCTTGTATGTTGCTGGGACCAACAATGGACAGCTTACGCTCGGCGAGTATACTGAAGAATCTACGCACGCTTCATATACGGATGAAACAGCATAGCTATAACGCGCTTTATTTAGCTGAGCGATTTGAGCAAGATGGATTAAAGGTTTCTTACCCAGGACTGGTATCTCATCCCAACCACGAGTTAATGAAGAGCATAATGCATGAAGCGTATGGATTTGGCGGTTTAATGACCGTGGACGTTGAAACGACTGAAAGAGCTAATGATTTGATGGAGATGATGCAGTCTGAAAATTTAGGATATCTTGCTGTAAGTTTAGGTTTTTACAAGACATTATTTTCCTGCTCGGGCCGTTCGACCTCATCCGAAATTCCTGAGCAGGAACGTTTAACAATGGGAATTTCAGATGGATTGATCAGATTCTCTATTGGTTTAGATGACGATATTGAGCGGACTTATACGAAAATGAGAGCATGTATGCAAAAGGTCGGTATATTGAAATAA
- a CDS encoding NAD(P)-dependent alcohol dehydrogenase, with protein sequence MIKSKGYAAKDSNSPLEYWEFERRELGANDVLIDILYSGICHSDIHQVHDEWGGTHYPIVPGHEIVGRISAVGADVTKFKKGDLAGVGCMVASCGTCENCKADQQQFCSEKKTVWTYNSKDVMHDHSYTFGGYSNNIVADANFVLHVPESLDIKKVAPLLCAGITTYSPLKRWNVSKGHKVGVLGLGGLGHMAVKIAVAMGAEVTMISHSPRKKDDAALLGAHKFLNTHESNEIDEFSSYFDFIIDTVSAPHDYNLYLALLKTKGVYICVGIPAAPMEINGRSIMGGNKVLTASSIGGIQETQDMLDFCAAHNILPETEMINIDYVNEAYQRVLDSDVKYRFVIDMSSIEK encoded by the coding sequence ATGATTAAATCGAAAGGTTATGCGGCAAAAGACAGTAATTCTCCACTTGAATACTGGGAATTTGAAAGAAGAGAGCTGGGTGCAAACGATGTATTAATAGATATCTTGTATAGTGGCATCTGTCATTCAGATATTCATCAAGTACATGATGAGTGGGGTGGTACACACTACCCGATTGTACCAGGGCATGAGATTGTAGGCCGCATTAGTGCAGTTGGTGCTGACGTGACAAAATTTAAGAAAGGTGATCTTGCAGGTGTCGGCTGTATGGTTGCCTCGTGCGGTACTTGCGAAAACTGTAAAGCAGATCAACAGCAGTTCTGTTCTGAAAAGAAGACCGTCTGGACCTATAATAGCAAAGATGTGATGCATGATCACAGCTATACCTTTGGCGGCTACAGCAATAATATCGTAGCGGACGCAAATTTTGTGCTTCATGTGCCAGAATCATTGGATATTAAAAAGGTTGCCCCACTGCTTTGCGCTGGGATTACAACGTATTCTCCATTAAAAAGATGGAATGTCAGCAAAGGTCATAAAGTTGGTGTATTGGGGCTAGGTGGATTAGGGCATATGGCTGTTAAAATTGCGGTAGCGATGGGGGCAGAAGTTACCATGATTAGTCATTCGCCACGTAAAAAAGACGATGCGGCTTTGCTTGGCGCGCATAAGTTTTTAAATACGCATGAGTCTAATGAGATTGACGAGTTTTCATCGTATTTTGATTTCATTATTGATACAGTATCGGCTCCCCATGATTACAACCTCTATTTAGCACTGTTAAAAACAAAAGGGGTTTACATTTGTGTCGGAATTCCAGCTGCTCCGATGGAGATTAATGGCCGGTCCATTATGGGGGGGAATAAGGTCCTAACGGCGTCCAGTATTGGAGGAATACAAGAAACTCAGGATATGCTTGATTTTTGTGCAGCGCACAATATTCTGCCTGAGACAGAAATGATCAATATTGATTATGTCAATGAGGCTTACCAAAGGGTATTGGACAGTGATGTTAAATATCGATTTGTAATCGATATGTCATCCATCGAAAAGTAA
- a CDS encoding bestrophin family ion channel: protein MITTKYFNYRQIFNLAGAHLIWLTLWCSLVAVIYYFFNWQWMIIPWVPLALIGTAEAFYVGFKNNQAYDRLWEARKIWGSIVNSSRSFTAMLYAFNTENGDSIDLVERRKKIAYRHIAWLYTLREQLLVPTEWEHISLKKYIGSMNVKRNRLIKAGFPDYSRTSIFLNKYLSAAEFNAQREYKNFATYLISQQAREVNALKNDKVISDFNQTQLQNCLNQFYDYQGQAERIKKFPSPRQFASTAFVFNVILIILLPLGLVNEFAKLGDWGIWTSIPFCVVIGWIYIVMELVGDYTENPFGGLMFDIPMLSICRTIEIDILQIIGDEDIPEPIASKNGVLV from the coding sequence ATGATCACAACGAAATATTTCAATTATAGGCAAATATTCAATTTAGCAGGTGCACATTTGATATGGCTTACGCTTTGGTGCTCCCTCGTGGCGGTTATCTATTATTTTTTTAACTGGCAGTGGATGATAATTCCATGGGTTCCGTTGGCCTTGATCGGGACGGCTGAAGCATTCTACGTTGGTTTTAAAAACAATCAGGCCTATGATCGACTTTGGGAAGCCCGAAAAATTTGGGGTTCAATTGTTAATTCTAGCCGGTCATTCACAGCTATGTTATATGCGTTTAACACCGAAAATGGTGATTCTATCGATCTAGTAGAACGGAGAAAAAAGATTGCTTACCGTCATATTGCCTGGCTGTATACGCTTAGGGAGCAATTGTTGGTTCCCACGGAATGGGAGCACATCAGTTTAAAAAAATATATTGGTTCTATGAATGTGAAAAGAAACAGACTTATTAAGGCCGGTTTTCCTGATTACAGTAGGACATCTATTTTTTTGAATAAATATCTTTCTGCTGCGGAGTTCAACGCACAGCGTGAATACAAAAACTTTGCGACTTATCTGATTTCTCAACAAGCTAGGGAAGTAAATGCCTTGAAAAATGATAAGGTCATCTCTGATTTCAATCAAACTCAATTACAGAACTGTTTAAACCAATTTTATGATTATCAGGGGCAGGCAGAGAGAATCAAAAAATTTCCTTCGCCGCGGCAGTTTGCGAGTACCGCATTTGTGTTCAATGTCATTCTTATCATTCTGCTTCCATTAGGTTTAGTAAATGAATTTGCGAAATTGGGCGATTGGGGTATATGGACGAGTATTCCTTTTTGTGTGGTCATAGGATGGATTTATATTGTGATGGAACTGGTGGGTGACTACACTGAAAATCCATTTGGAGGATTGATGTTTGATATACCGATGCTATCGATCTGTCGAACCATTGAGATTGATATCTTGCAGATCATAGGAGACGAAGATATTCCAGAGCCTATTGCTTCAAAAAATGGCGTTTTAGTTTAA
- a CDS encoding aldo/keto reductase translates to MKKIEIQHTDLQIAPLNFGGNVFGWTLDEKQSFEILDQFAGAGFNFIDTADTYSWWVNGIGGQSEEIIGKWLKSRGNRQEIVIATKVGSETREHGYDISKKHILKSADDSLRRLGVDHIDLYYTHFDDKVTPVEETLSAYDELIKAGKIRYIAASNLSPTRLIESFDAAEKNGLPKYVALQPHYNLVERSGFEADYAPLVEKYGLSVFPYWSLAAGFLTGKYRTEADFDNTTRGGGIKKYFDNKGKAVLKALDSIADKHGVKQATVALAWLLAKPLITAPIVSATSASQLETLFAAPTLKLDTEDIQLLNEVSK, encoded by the coding sequence ATGAAAAAGATAGAAATACAACACACAGATTTGCAGATAGCACCTCTAAATTTTGGCGGAAATGTTTTTGGATGGACGTTGGACGAAAAGCAGTCGTTTGAGATTTTAGACCAATTTGCAGGTGCAGGATTTAATTTTATTGATACGGCGGATACGTATTCGTGGTGGGTAAATGGCATAGGAGGGCAATCCGAGGAAATAATTGGTAAATGGTTGAAGAGCCGCGGCAATCGACAGGAAATAGTAATTGCTACGAAAGTTGGCTCAGAAACTCGGGAGCATGGTTACGATATTTCAAAAAAACATATTTTAAAATCTGCTGATGATTCGTTGAGACGATTGGGAGTAGATCATATTGATTTGTACTACACGCATTTTGATGATAAGGTAACACCAGTGGAAGAGACATTATCGGCTTATGATGAACTAATTAAAGCAGGTAAGATTCGCTATATTGCAGCTTCTAATTTGTCGCCAACAAGATTGATTGAAAGCTTTGATGCTGCCGAGAAGAATGGTTTGCCAAAATATGTGGCCCTGCAACCACATTACAATCTCGTTGAAAGATCAGGTTTCGAAGCTGATTATGCCCCATTGGTTGAAAAGTATGGTTTAAGTGTATTTCCCTATTGGTCACTTGCGGCTGGTTTTTTGACTGGTAAATACCGAACAGAAGCCGACTTCGACAACACTACTCGCGGCGGTGGGATAAAGAAGTATTTCGACAATAAGGGAAAAGCTGTCCTTAAAGCCTTAGATTCGATTGCCGACAAACATGGCGTAAAGCAGGCTACCGTTGCATTAGCTTGGTTGTTGGCCAAACCGCTGATCACGGCACCAATCGTAAGTGCAACAAGTGCGTCCCAATTGGAAACATTATTTGCTGCTCCAACGCTCAAATTGGATACAGAAGATATTCAATTGTTGAATGAAGTAAGTAAATAA
- a CDS encoding outer membrane beta-barrel protein, which translates to MNKLIVVTLIAFFANSLLFAQSTVIGKVSDQSGNPVPYATVSFQPLHAMKDTAIEKIADEYGNFQLFINEKGTYLASVHIEKVLKMQQKIDIKEPNETIAFVVPKSRLTNLVLDEVTVNNRRPVIQRKIDRLIMNVGQTANAVGKSALDLLKIAPGVFVNNGQISINGIMGTRILVDGKSINLAGSDLKNYLQSLRSSDIQSIEIMAHPSAEFDAEGSGGIINIILKKNDKQGINGYIGNDYGLGLGKYASYNPYAALNYRKEKIGLTASYAYAHAKSYEELKQQRNFPNNGLYSQTTDNTQTNNNSRIRTVVTYDRSKKESFGLSYTGQYSNFTGPSVAHATVRYPDPAKDITSAGSFPSESKSNYQNIGFNYGRETDSLHSKVTVIADYTHNKRTGNSISNSTDWNAKGSVMSDTLFRLNYPSTAKIFTGEAKYNWIIKKENNLSIGLKSTATDIINTNNYQIFNKHWTPSPSLDFEFAYKERIYATYANYTGKWAKIDYQLGIRGEKSIVQGRLWGAQQADLSQHYFNWFPSIFLKKDLNMGGSNYLTFSYNRRIRRPSYFDLNPYKYYIDNYSVQTGNPYLRPQFTNSIEIGGLWKEKYYSALNYSQTKNAISQIIRNQAKEALLTVIKDNVGTQKVWTATISVPVDFFSFWSSTNTVLFTHTRSASPNFNLKKASFLVQTEQEISCGKGYSMNINAFYTPQMLIGNIVTKAIGSVDLGIQKKLMKDKLVAKASISDIFYTNNYTATSYFNDTKIWISHKEQSRVCSISLIYNFKKGTAFKAKKMESSNMEENGRL; encoded by the coding sequence ATGAACAAATTAATAGTAGTAACTCTGATTGCATTTTTCGCTAACAGTTTGCTATTCGCTCAAAGCACAGTCATCGGAAAGGTCTCCGATCAATCTGGAAATCCAGTCCCCTACGCAACCGTTTCCTTTCAGCCATTACATGCAATGAAAGATACAGCTATAGAGAAAATAGCCGATGAGTATGGCAACTTTCAGTTATTCATCAACGAAAAAGGAACTTATCTCGCTTCAGTTCATATTGAAAAAGTACTCAAAATGCAGCAAAAAATCGATATTAAAGAACCGAATGAAACCATCGCATTTGTAGTTCCCAAATCACGCTTAACTAACCTCGTGCTAGATGAAGTGACGGTAAACAATCGCAGACCGGTCATACAGCGAAAAATTGACCGTCTCATCATGAATGTTGGGCAAACAGCCAACGCTGTTGGAAAATCAGCATTAGATTTACTTAAAATAGCACCAGGAGTGTTTGTCAATAACGGCCAAATTTCAATTAACGGGATAATGGGCACACGCATTCTTGTAGACGGTAAAAGTATTAATCTGGCAGGAAGCGATCTTAAAAATTACCTTCAGTCATTACGTTCCAGTGATATCCAAAGCATTGAAATTATGGCACATCCCTCAGCGGAATTCGATGCAGAAGGCAGTGGTGGCATAATTAATATTATTTTGAAGAAAAATGATAAGCAAGGAATCAATGGCTATATCGGCAATGACTATGGACTAGGCCTCGGAAAATATGCCTCATACAATCCTTACGCCGCTTTAAATTATCGGAAGGAAAAAATTGGTTTAACCGCAAGCTATGCTTACGCTCACGCTAAATCCTATGAAGAACTCAAACAGCAGAGAAATTTTCCCAATAATGGTCTATATAGTCAAACAACAGACAATACACAAACAAACAACAATAGCCGGATAAGAACGGTTGTAACATATGATCGTTCAAAGAAGGAATCTTTCGGATTATCCTATACGGGCCAATATAGTAATTTTACAGGTCCCTCGGTTGCCCATGCGACAGTGCGCTACCCAGATCCAGCTAAAGATATCACTTCGGCGGGCAGCTTTCCTTCCGAATCGAAATCCAATTATCAAAACATTGGATTCAATTATGGTAGGGAAACAGACAGTTTGCATTCTAAGGTCACTGTAATCGCCGATTATACACATAATAAGCGTACTGGAAATAGTATCAGCAACAGCACGGATTGGAATGCCAAAGGTAGCGTAATGAGCGATACGTTATTTAGATTAAATTATCCAAGTACAGCAAAAATATTTACGGGCGAAGCAAAATACAACTGGATAATAAAAAAAGAAAATAATTTGTCCATTGGCTTAAAGTCTACAGCGACAGATATCATAAACACCAATAACTATCAGATTTTCAATAAACATTGGACACCAAGTCCATCGCTTGATTTCGAATTCGCTTATAAAGAAAGAATTTATGCAACCTACGCCAATTACACGGGAAAATGGGCAAAAATTGATTATCAATTGGGGATTAGAGGAGAGAAATCCATTGTCCAGGGGCGACTTTGGGGAGCACAGCAGGCAGATCTTTCACAACATTATTTCAATTGGTTTCCAAGCATATTTTTAAAGAAAGACCTAAATATGGGAGGAAGCAATTACCTTACTTTTTCCTACAATCGAAGAATTAGACGTCCTTCATACTTTGATTTGAATCCATATAAATATTATATCGATAATTATTCCGTACAGACAGGAAATCCCTATTTGAGACCACAATTTACAAATTCAATAGAAATTGGTGGGCTTTGGAAAGAAAAATACTATAGCGCATTAAATTATTCACAGACAAAAAACGCCATATCACAAATCATACGCAACCAGGCAAAAGAAGCGCTGTTGACCGTCATTAAAGACAACGTCGGTACTCAAAAGGTATGGACCGCTACCATCAGCGTGCCTGTAGACTTCTTTTCCTTCTGGTCAAGCACGAATACCGTTCTGTTCACACATACCCGTTCCGCTTCTCCAAACTTTAATTTAAAAAAAGCCTCTTTCCTTGTACAGACGGAACAGGAAATATCCTGTGGTAAAGGCTATAGTATGAATATAAATGCATTCTATACACCACAAATGTTAATCGGAAATATTGTAACTAAAGCCATCGGATCGGTCGATTTAGGAATCCAGAAAAAACTCATGAAAGATAAATTGGTGGCTAAGGCGAGCATCAGTGATATATTTTATACCAATAATTATACAGCAACAAGTTATTTCAACGATACTAAAATTTGGATAAGTCATAAAGAACAATCACGTGTTTGCTCCATCTCCTTAATATATAATTTCAAAAAGGGCACGGCGTTTAAAGCGAAAAAAATGGAATCTAGTAATATGGAGGAAAACGGAAGATTATAA
- a CDS encoding Lrp/AsnC family transcriptional regulator — protein MHFDETDRKLLLLLQQDAKQTTKELSHKLNLSATAVYERVRKLENTGIIKGYVAVLDKRKIAKDFLVLCHVKLVQHKKEFILHFEKEVMNLQEVTECFHVSGDFDYILKICVQDMADYRNFMLTKLTSLKHIASTHSSFMITEVKNTIAIML, from the coding sequence ATGCATTTCGACGAAACTGACCGAAAATTACTGCTACTTCTACAACAAGACGCAAAACAAACAACCAAAGAGCTATCCCACAAACTTAACTTATCAGCGACAGCCGTTTACGAACGCGTACGTAAACTCGAAAATACGGGAATCATTAAAGGATATGTTGCAGTACTGGATAAACGCAAAATAGCGAAAGATTTCTTGGTATTATGCCACGTTAAATTAGTGCAACATAAAAAAGAATTTATCCTACATTTTGAAAAAGAGGTGATGAACCTACAGGAAGTAACAGAATGCTTTCATGTGAGCGGAGATTTCGACTATATATTAAAAATATGTGTGCAGGACATGGCAGACTATCGTAATTTTATGTTAACCAAATTGACGAGTCTAAAACATATCGCAAGCACGCATAGCTCATTTATGATCACTGAAGTCAAAAATACCATAGCCATTATGCTGTAG
- a CDS encoding LytR/AlgR family response regulator transcription factor: protein MIEKYSCIVIDDEPLGIELITDFVNQIPFLELRKTFGKPIEAMSFLQDNAIDLVFSDIEMPKLTGLDLLETLAQQPIFIFITAHRHFAIDGFEKGAADYLIKPVRFDRFLKAVNRVKEQLDMLKKLKNSSIKTDRIFIKSESKFIKLMLKDIVYIEAQGNYLTIVTLNGTNQTLSTLKAMEEILYNSSFFRIHRAFIVNTDYIQSLNGNIVQLSNGKIIPIASNKKDQLYSLLGLH, encoded by the coding sequence ATGATTGAAAAGTATAGTTGCATCGTCATCGACGACGAGCCTTTAGGAATTGAACTCATTACAGATTTCGTCAATCAAATACCCTTTCTGGAACTGAGAAAGACATTCGGAAAGCCAATCGAAGCCATGAGCTTCTTGCAAGATAATGCCATTGATTTGGTGTTTAGTGATATTGAAATGCCCAAGTTGACGGGCTTAGATCTATTGGAAACCCTAGCGCAGCAACCCATCTTTATTTTTATCACAGCACATCGGCATTTTGCCATTGACGGATTTGAAAAAGGAGCGGCGGATTACCTCATAAAACCCGTTCGTTTCGATCGGTTTTTAAAAGCTGTAAATAGAGTAAAGGAACAACTAGATATGCTTAAAAAGCTAAAAAACAGTTCTATAAAAACAGATCGAATTTTCATAAAAAGTGAAAGCAAGTTCATCAAACTAATGCTAAAGGATATTGTCTACATCGAGGCTCAGGGCAATTACTTGACCATTGTCACGCTTAACGGTACGAATCAGACATTATCTACCTTGAAAGCCATGGAGGAAATTTTATACAATTCCAGTTTCTTTCGAATTCATAGAGCATTCATCGTCAATACAGATTATATTCAGTCGCTAAATGGAAATATCGTTCAGCTTTCGAATGGAAAAATTATTCCTATCGCCAGCAATAAAAAAGACCAATTATATTCCCTTTTGGGGTTACATTAA
- a CDS encoding sensor histidine kinase, with protein sequence MKKYKLAKFIAQVDPFVKKKNIETFYTPSVRIILHFGMWFIFTVLLFCNYYYVLAIPPNQSLFLSIRVLISSLVVFYLFFYWIIPYARNSKLWILPFIASPVCIFIWLFINNLFYVVAYRYGYDLSNLYPLMGKERNFIPNLWSVFSFKVIALNALSVIYSMSPFFFTKILIDMRRINKDRMRIQEQKLKLSLENIQVEKDFLKAQLNPHFLFNTLNNLYRLTMKKDPTAPEVVLNLSEIMGYTLYDSDTEYVSLGKELDFIENYFSLEKMRHPKNYKIVLKIEGRQHAANLTIAPLLTFNLIENAFKYGLKNEEDSFVQLFISITKDQFIFEIKNDYDNLDRTKTAPSKGIGIKNLRKRLHLIYPTKSDLQITDTNGEFKVVLNITLQHD encoded by the coding sequence ATGAAAAAGTATAAGCTTGCCAAATTTATCGCCCAGGTAGATCCATTCGTTAAAAAAAAGAATATTGAAACATTCTATACGCCAAGTGTTCGAATCATATTACATTTTGGTATGTGGTTCATATTTACGGTGCTCCTGTTCTGCAACTACTACTATGTGTTGGCAATTCCGCCGAATCAATCCTTATTTTTATCGATCCGCGTCCTGATTTCATCACTTGTAGTCTTTTATCTCTTTTTCTATTGGATCATACCCTATGCGCGAAATTCAAAACTATGGATATTACCGTTTATAGCATCGCCCGTATGTATTTTTATTTGGTTATTTATCAATAATCTTTTTTATGTAGTAGCCTACAGATATGGTTATGACCTATCCAACTTATACCCATTAATGGGCAAAGAAAGAAACTTCATTCCAAATCTTTGGTCGGTTTTCAGTTTCAAGGTGATTGCATTAAATGCATTATCTGTTATCTATTCGATGTCTCCTTTTTTCTTTACCAAAATATTAATTGATATGAGAAGAATAAACAAAGATAGGATGCGAATTCAAGAGCAGAAGTTAAAGTTGTCACTGGAAAACATACAGGTAGAAAAAGACTTTCTGAAAGCTCAACTTAATCCACATTTTCTATTCAATACGCTAAATAATCTCTACCGTTTGACCATGAAAAAAGATCCAACAGCGCCAGAGGTTGTTTTAAATTTATCCGAAATAATGGGATACACGTTATATGACTCGGATACAGAATATGTCTCCTTAGGGAAAGAGCTCGATTTTATTGAGAATTACTTCTCACTAGAAAAAATGCGGCATCCGAAAAACTATAAAATTGTATTGAAAATCGAAGGCCGACAGCACGCTGCCAACCTAACAATTGCGCCATTATTGACATTTAATCTAATCGAAAACGCCTTTAAATACGGACTTAAAAATGAAGAGGACTCATTTGTCCAACTTTTTATTAGCATTACCAAAGATCAATTTATTTTTGAAATTAAAAATGACTATGATAATTTAGATAGAACAAAAACAGCTCCGTCTAAAGGTATTGGTATTAAAAATTTAAGAAAACGCCTCCACCTCATTTATCCGACAAAGAGCGATCTCCAAATCACAGATACTAACGGCGAATTTAAAGTTGTATTAAATATCACATTACAGCATGATTGA